The DNA region GTCATGAGAATTGTAAATCACCTACCGTCCAAGTTAATTTGTGCGACGTTTTCTTTTTAAACCTTTTAGAAAGAAAAATATTCCAAATCTTTTTCAATTTTCATATAAATAGACGCCATATAGAGGAGAATTAAGCAAGTAGAGGAAGGAGATGGAAGGCGTGGATGCTAACCATGTCGCTGTTGATGTTCAAAGGGTAAGAAGGATTTCTTTCTATCACTTCACTTGAGGTCGATAGATCCATTCATTTCCATTTTTATGTCGACTAGACTTCGCGAATCTACTTGATTGTGAAACTTATTTTCGTTTTCGCATGATCGAGCAGGGTACCgaaactttggtttgggaaaaacACGGTGCAATTCATATTTCAACCAAAGCCATGAGCATTGCTTGGGCGAGCGACAATAGGTTTTGGGAGTCGATGGATCTTCCCAACGACGACTTTAAAGAAAAATACGAGTACAAAATGTCGATTAGTGGTTTAGCCAATAGATATCGCTAGCTTttgcttttgtttttgtttttgtttttgttttgtttcttattcaaaTTGGATGTTGTAGCTTTGCCACGGCGGTCGAACTCAAACAAGTGAGCTGCCTAGAAGTGGTCGGGTCTGTGGACTTAGCCAAGCTAGCCGAGCTGAGCCTGAGCCTAAGTCATGAAAAGACTTACGAAATAGTTTATCACATCAAGTTCAAGGTTGATGCGTTCGGGTGGCAAAACCTCCCGGTCACGTTCGCTTTGTTCACCCCCGACGAGCAAACGCGTCGAAGCGAAGTGTTGGAATCGCGTAGGGGGCATAGCAACCAGTGGCACGAGGTACACGGCAACGATTTCAAAGGGCCGAAAACAACAACTGGAAAGATCTCATTCGGCATGTTTGAAACTAGCAACCAGAAGTGGAAGGGGGGAATGATCCTTGCAGGAGTCACTATTAGGGCGAAGAATTGACCTATTATTCGATAACTAAATCGACTTATGTACATCCGGTCATCGGATTTGTGTGTACTTGTTACTGTGTGAGTTATTTTAAGTTGAATTGTGTGTACCGAAGAATTGGTATCTCATTTATGTTGTACTACTGATTACGCAAACATAGTAATCTATTTGCACCAAAatagcaagcatgcaataaaTTTGTAAATGAAAAGAGTAAGGTTGAAAAATCGTGTATCTCTGGTTGAAGCGCTGCCGtgccgactgtccttagagaatttattgtcgcccacggttagacccgaccccgggccgggtctggcccggacccggcccgggcccgtaaccgggtcaacgggccggttgcccgttgacccggttcgtcgAAACCGGCAAGTTGCCGGGTTCCGCTCATTAGATGTAAACCGCGAACCGGTTAACCGCTGGTTGAACCGGCTGTTCACCGAAATATTTTTTAACGGCTTGAACCGCTGTTCATATTGTTGAACCGCCGTTAACCGCGGTTCGAGTCATGGGAgggtttttaggtatttttttcaacggttaggatcaatttattattttcacacacatcttctctactctcatTCTCAATTCCACAATCTCTACACGCTATCCAATCAAATTATCCACACCTTCAACTTCCTCTTCCGAGTTCcgattacaatggaaggaggtcaaGGGCAAGAGGGAGGTCGAGGGTGAGGAGATTCATCATCTCGATCTCGAAGGGGCTAGGAAATAGTGAATTCGAATATTCAATCCAccaatgatgagatcgagcatcttccgaatccgaatttgacacccgacacacaaggaagtaccgatgcaattacttctaaggttcgggaacttctcctctaaaatcttctatttttactaaacattttgagaaggtcactcttctcGGAGAAATGCGCAAAATGTAAGCACttcaatgcttcctacaaattccaagtcggcagtggctatgggtcgttgaaacgacatgtagaaacgaagcacccgacggaatatggactttaccaaacacaattatcaagattttcttcaactagcggtagtagtTATTCCAGTttattttatattcggataataaattaagagaatcattagctaaatttgtttccgtagaacatctttcttttagttttggatctaaatgcacatttgaagatttttgtaaagaatctcttaatccatgtgctaaacgtgttcctaggactacacttactcgtacaattaaaaaattagtaaaacaaggaaaaaagaatttaattgatgaatttagtaaattagataataaagtttctttatgttccgatatttggagtgatcattggcaaacacattcgtatatgggtgtgacttgtcattggatcgataactcttggaacctccaaaaaagattattagcttatagagtttttgatgaatcacataatgctcataatatcgcacaattattatgtttaattttagaagaatatggtttaactcataaaatattttcaatatcattagataatgctagttctaataccgcttgtatagatgatctaaaatttgtttgtcaacctattattggaggtttattttttcatattcgttgtgtatgccatgttttaaatttatgtgttcaagatggtttaaaaattttagaaagttatattaaaccaattaaaattgcaatttcttatttatggtctcatccatctataatgaaacaatggggtaggttttgtaaaattaatggaatgagacctaaaaaatttccacgtgatgtaccaacacgttggaattcaacataccaattattacaagattcatttcaatataaagaattattatgttcatttttgcacaaaacactaatgctaatatatatttattttcacaacaatggaatatttgtagtagtatttgtgaaattttaaaagtatttaatgatgcaaccaacaactttccggtgtttattatcccgctcaattagttttagaaaatttttctaatatagtattagttttaaatgaacatattaataatgaatctttatctccttgcatcttagctatgaaaactaaatgggaaaaatatttttatttaattcctgaaatttatttaattgcatttgctttagatcctagatttaaattagaagttttacaagaaatgttaactttatattatgatgctttaattccaattaaagattcttcttccccgatccaattaatattatatataatgttagaatttatttatatgatatttataatcaatattatgcaaaatatggaacacaaattaatatttcaaattcaacaaactactagtagtaatttaaaacttacaaaagcacaactcttattaaaagaacggacaaaacgtccacggggatcctcaagttccacacagaacttgagaattattttacgacttcttttgattttaatgaagcagatagcgaaaacttcgatatcttaaagtggtggtcacagaaggctcaaagctttcccgtcgcctgtccagtgtcaactgttgctgtggagcagacgttcagtgccggcggcaacatattagatgaacgacgatcaactttgtctcctgactcattggaagcccaagcattactggacgattggaccagagcggagaaaagaatccaaggaatgcaactttcagatgacgaagttgaagattttgatactgaaggaacaaatacgacaggaacaggaaatggaagtgaatgaaaatgtaaaaggataaaaatgtaaaagaactacgtgggctttgattcccctaaagggatacgtaggcaacttaaataagtgcaagccctttttttaataaattttaatttctaatttttaatgtttaatgtttaatttttaatttttaatttttattaacatattaatcttgaaccgtgacgaaccgtgacgaaccgtgaaccgaaccgtgaaccggcggttctgaaccgtgaaccgtaaccgtcttgggcggttaaggttaagggtcgacctgcctggaaccgtcgaaccggcggttccgaaccgtcgaaccgtcggttccgaaccgtggtcaggtctacccacggtgcagaggctctccggcaaaattctcccaagatccgacaaccactcgcatcgtccgtaggtgcactccaaaacgaacgccgcactcggactcaacctcagatcgcagaaccaagcctcagaacaggggaagagagggaagaaagaaagaaagaaagaaagcagaCTGCTCTGTTttctggagtgagttgagaaggaacagaggaagtgtatttatacactccgAAGCAGTGCACGCACCAAAGCGTACGTcgcttcgcttcctcacgcggacagaaccgcgtcgcttctcttcctctcgcGGACAGGTGCGTCGCGTTGCTTCCTTACGCGGGCAAAACCAAACCCAAGTGCGCGCAGGTTAGAACCTAGAACCAGACCAAATCggagactggcaaaaacaaaccaggccgcctgcaagcgcgaggcccacgagctggggatttgcactcccccccctgcgcgcgatgatcgcgtgcgtcgcgccgGATTTATGGATTTCTGGCTCGAACCCTCCGAagccacctgatttgggctcggcccgcgcatgcgtgtaggcccccctttactttgctaagcaaggatggaagggctccatatataaggtcttccaaccttctttgcttagcaatgtgggactaaatgcatacacacaTACATTGCCAAAACAACAAATAAACcaaaaaatagtttgaattaaaataccaaactcaacaatcccccattaattcaaattattattttttttggtcgaaaacaaagatatgttctgaggcttggttgcaatgagcttttagtgaaaataccttccggtttgaattttcacctaagtacgccaatcttattcacataggtttgaagtgaactcagtcttgaacttaaaccttttatatgtgaaaatcaattggt from Zingiber officinale cultivar Zhangliang chromosome 4B, Zo_v1.1, whole genome shotgun sequence includes:
- the LOC121977312 gene encoding protein PHLOEM PROTEIN 2-LIKE A1-like isoform X2; the encoded protein is MEGVDANHVAVDVQRGTETLVWEKHGAIHISTKAMSIAWASDNRFWESMDLPNDDFKEKYDFATAVELKQVSCLEVVGSVDLAKLAELSLSLSHEKTYEIVYHIKFKVDAFGWQNLPVTFALFTPDEQTRRSEVLESRRGHSNQWHEVHGNDFKGPKTTTGKISFGMFETSNQKWKGGMILAGVTIRAKN
- the LOC121977312 gene encoding protein PHLOEM PROTEIN 2-LIKE A1-like isoform X1 — its product is MEGVDANHVAVDVQRGTETLVWEKHGAIHISTKAMSIAWASDNRFWESMDLPNDDFKEKYEYKIFATAVELKQVSCLEVVGSVDLAKLAELSLSLSHEKTYEIVYHIKFKVDAFGWQNLPVTFALFTPDEQTRRSEVLESRRGHSNQWHEVHGNDFKGPKTTTGKISFGMFETSNQKWKGGMILAGVTIRAKN